The genomic DNA CACCTGGCGTCGCTTCAAGGGCACACACAACTACAGCGTGCAGCGCATGCTCCACGATCTGATCCGCACGGAGGCCTACGGTGCGCCCTGATTCCCTTCGCGTATTGCTCCTGTCCGCCGCCTGCGCGCTCGCCGCCTGCAAGCCCTCTCCCTCGGGTGGAGAAGACGCTGGCACGCCACCGCCCGTCGATGCCGGGCAGCCCGACGCCGGCCCGGGCCCCCAGGGGGACGTTGCGCGCTCCAAGCGCAACAACCTGCGCTTCAAGGGGCCGGAGCGGCTGACGCTCGACTTCGCGGTGGCGCTGTCGCTGCCGCCCGAGCAGGTGTGCAACGAGCTGGGCCTGTATCCCTGCACCACCTCCGTGCACACCGTGGCACTGGGTGGCGTGGATCCCTACGGCCTTGGCTTCTACGAGCCCCTGCCCTACACCGGTGCGACCACGCCCATCGCCGTGGACCGCGTGGCGCTGGCGGCCTGCGTCCGGCGCGTCACGCTCGACGTCACCACGCCCGCGGAGGCCGTCGTCTTCGGGGGCATCGAGCTCGATTCCCAGGGGCGCTTGTCGAACCGGGAGGGCGCGCCGGTGAGGAACGCCATCACCGCGCTCTATCAGCGAGCCCAGCTACGTGATCCCTCGGAGGCCGAGGTGGACACGCTGTTGAAGCTGGCCGCCGACATCGAGGGCTCGAGCAGCCAGACCCCTGGCCGCGACTGGATGAAGGCAGCCTGTTTCGTCGTCCTGTCCTCCGCCGAGTCCGTCTTCTTCTAAAGGTAACCACCATGTCACTCCGCAAGAATGGACGGCTTTCACGCCGGGAGATGTTGAAGGCACTGTCGCTGTGCGCGGCGGGCTCCGCGACGATGGGATCCCTGCTGACGAGCTGCCGCGACTCACTGGACACCCCCGAGGCGCTCGAGCGGCGCGGGGGCGTGCGCCGCGACAAGCTCGACACCAAACCCCGCTTCCTCATCGTGATTGGCGCCGCGGGAGGTGCCTCCATCGTCGACAGCTTCCTGGCGGTGCGCGCCTCGGAGGCGGGCGCCAACGCCGCGAAGCTCAACACCTTCGCCGACGCGCAGGTGCAGAGCGTGGAGAACTCCCCGTTCCGCGCCGTGAAGGTGAGCAGTCCCCGGCTGGGCAACATCCCCATGCCGGTGAACACGGATCAGCTGCCCTTCGTGCGCAAGCACAAGGACTCGATGCTGGTGGCCACCACGGTGGGCACCTCGGTGAACCACGTCATCGCGCAGAAGCGGGCCCTCACCGGCAACGCGGCCTGGCGTGGCCGCACGCTGCAGGAGTGCGTGGCCCTGCAGTACGGTGCGGGCTTCCCCATCCCCAACGTGAACATGGCGATGAGCGGCTACTCCGAGCGTGGCACCGACGACTCCCTGCCCGCGTACTGCTTCGGTGAGGTGGTGACCAACGCCTCGCTCTGGCCGCTGGGCCTCGATGGCAGCAAGGGCATCAAGGACGCGCCCCCACGGGACGTGTTGGAGATGGCCCGGCGCGCGCGCAACACGCTCGATGGCCGGTCCGTCTTCGGGCAGACCTTCGAGAACGCCACGGCGCTCCAGCGGTGGAACGAGCAGCGCATCGTGGGACAGCCGGCGTTGGAGACGCAGGATCTGATCAACCGCCTCAACATCCTGCCCGACCAGCCGCCGACGATGCCGCTCTCGGAGTACGGCCTGTCGAGCTCCCCCGATGGGGAGCGGCTGCGCGCGGCCTTCCCGGACTACATGACCGATCCCATCGAGGCACAGGCCGCGCTGGCGTTCCTGCTCCTCAAGAACCGGGTGTCGGTGACGGTGACGCTGGGTCCGACGTTCAACGTGGCGTTGGGCAGGAACCGGATCAACAACCCGCCGCTGGCCTTCGACTTCAGCCACACCGAGCACCGCGCGGCCCAGGCCTTCATGTGGGCGCGGGTGATGGGTGTGGTGGACAAGCTCATCGACCTGCTCGGGACGGAGCCCTTCGACGAGGCGACCGGCGAGAGCATGTGGGACCGTACGTTGATCTACGTGGCGACCGAGTTCGGGCGCACGCGCACGCGGCCCAACGACGCCACGGAGTTCAGCTCGGGGCATGACCTCAACAACGGCTTCCTGATGCTCTCGCCGATGCTCAAGGGCAACAGGGTGCTGGGAGGAATCGACCCGAGCACCGCGCTGACCTACGGTTTCGACCCGCGCACCGGCGAGCCACAGCCCGGCAACGTGGAGTCCAACGAGCCCCACATCTTCTCGGGCATCCTGACGGCCATGGGCGTGGATACCTCCGGAAGCGGGCTCCCCGACGCGAGCGCCTTCGTGCGCACCTGAGCCGGAGCCTTCCGGGACCCGGGGATGTACCGGGTCCCGGAGAACCGCGTCATCGGGGTGGGTACGCCTCGGCGCACCCACCCCGGAACGTGACCCTTACGGGGTGGTGCAGAGGGTCCCGTTGAGGGTGAAGGCGGACGGAACCGGCAGGTGGTGGGCCGCCGGTGCGTTCGCGTTGAACCCGAACGTGACCGAGCCGTTCGGCGGGATGGTGCCGGTCCACGCCTCGTTCTCGGCGGTCACCGTGGTGCCCTGCTGGGAGACCTTCGCGCTCCAGCCGTTGGTGACCGTCTGGCCGCCGGTGTAGTCCCACAGCAGCTTCCAGCCGGAGATGGTGCTGGTCCCGGTGTTGGTGATCGTCACGTTGCCGGTGAAGCCGCCGTGCCACTTGTTGGGCTCGCTGTACTCGACCTTGCAGTCGCCGGCGGGCGGGGTCTCGCTCGTGGTGAACGTGACCGCCGCCGAGGCGTTGGAGCGGTTGCCCGCGGCGTCACGGGCGACCACGTAGTAGGTGTACGTCGTCGAGGGCGTGAGGCCCGTGAGACGAGTGGTGTTGCCCGCGAGCGAGGCCACCAGCTCGGCGCCGCTGCTGGTCTGCCGGTACACCTCGTAGCCGGTCACTCCCACGTTGTCCCTCGAGGCGGACCAGGCCAGCTGGGCGGTCGTGCCCGTCACGCCGCTGACGGCCGGCGTGCCGGGCGTGGTGGGCGCCTCGGCGTCCGGCTGCTGGCTCCCACCGTCGAAGACCACGTCGGAGCAGTTGTAGAAGGCCTCCGGGCTGTCCGAGCGCTGCCAGATCGAATAGATGATGTGGCGGCCGCTCTTGTTGGCCGGCAACTGCGCGGTCCACGTGTACTCGGGGCCCTCCGGACCGGTGCCGTTGATGGGCGGGTTGGTGACCGTGTCGAAGGGGACCGGCTCCAGGTCGGACCACTTCAGGGGCTGGCTCGGATCCCACCCGTCCTTGGTCACGTACTGGTACCAGGTGCCAGGGTGCGGCGCCCAGGCGTTGTACCGGATGGTGATGGAGGAACCGGCCTGCAGGGAGGTCGTGGGCCACTCATCGTGCGCCATGTTGTAGGCGTCGAAGAGCGCAGTGGGTCCGCACAGCTTGCCATCCGGGATGATCTCCCGGTGCCGGCCGGCGGCGTTGCTGATCAGGTTCCCGAACCAGTTCCAGAGCGGATTCTTGCCGCCCTCGGCCACGGCGGCCACGCAGGCGGGGTTGGTGGGATGCAGGTCACCGCCCTGCCCTCCGGCCTTGCCATCCACGTAGCAGGCATAGGTCCGGGTCGCGGGGTAGGTCATTCCGCCGTGGGCGAACGCCGCGTCGAGTGGCGCGAGCATCGCACCGAGAGTGGTCACACCCAGGACAGCAGCGCGGAAGGCAGGATCGTTTTGCTTTCTCATGGCTTTGTCTCCTTTGGGGTTCACGGCTCGTCGCCCCAGACCAGGATGCCGCTGCGGAACGCGGTCACCTTGCTCCAGGGGGTGAACGAGGTCTTGGTGGGATCGAACGAGTAGTCATTCGTCTCGTCGAAGTTGGACCAGTTGCTCTTGTTGAAGCGGATCTGGATTTCGCCCGTGTCGCGGCCGGCGGCGATCGAGCCAGCTCCAGCGGTGAAGCCGATCTCGACGTAATGCGTGGCGCCCGCCTTCGGCGCGGACAGGGCCACCACGGTGGAGGTGATGTTGGCGCAGCCCAGGTTGGCGTAGTCACACGCGACCTGGATCGACTCCCCGGAGTCCGGCGTGAAGTAGTAGCGGACCTTCAACTCGCTGGCGGGAACGCTGGCCGTTCCTCCATTGGCGATCTTGAGGTGCGGTCTGATCTGGTTGTTGGCCGGCGAGTTGGCATCGGCGTCGCGGTACAGGATCGAGAGGCTGGACGCGGGCGCCTGCTGCGTGGTCGCGGAGGACTCCGCGGATGCGAGGGACTCGTTGCCGGACGTGTCGACCGCCGTGAGCTTGAAATAGTAGGTGGTCGAGGCGGTCAGTCCGGTGCTGGCGTAGGAGGCCGTGGTGACACCGCTGGCGATCCGGTTGGAGGCGGAGGGCGTGAAGCCGCTGGTCGTGGAACGATAGACATTGTAGCCCTTCAGATCGGCCTCGGTGCTGGCGGTCCAGGTCAGGTTGATCTGGCTGGAGCTGGCCGAGGTGGCCTTCAGGCCCGCGGGAGCGGCCGGCGGCGTGCTGTCCGGGGCGGAGGTGGTCGCGGAGGCCTGCGTGGACGCGGAGGACTCGTTGCCGGAGGTGTCGACGGCGGCGAGCTTGTAATAGTAGGTGGTCGAGGCGCTCAAACCCGAGTCGGCGTAGGTGTTTCCAGTCACGCCGGTGGCGATCCGGTTGGAGGCGGAGGGCGTGAAGCCGCTGGTCGTGGAGCGATAGACATTGTAGCCCGCCAGATCCGCCTCGGTGTTCGCGCTCCAGCGGAGGTCGATCCGCGTCGGATTGGCCGCGGAGGCCAGCAACCCGACGGGCTGCGCGGGAGGAATCGTGTCGTTCGACACGGGACCGGGCTCGGAACCGAAGACCCGGACACCATTGTCATACACCGGGATGTAGGGAGTCCTGGCCACGGTGGAGGTGATGTTCTTGTAGGACGGGTCGTTGGCCGGATTCCAGGGGATGCCCGCCGGAGTGGCGATGCGGAACTGGGCCTCCTTGCGGTACGCGGACTGTCCACCGGGGTAGACGGGCGTGCCGGTGAAATCGACCGTGACGTAGTAGATGTTTCCGGACCACTGCTTGAGCGGCAGGACCTTGGCGCCCTGGCTGTAGTTCATGGTGACAGCCAGCTGCGAGGGCGAAGCTCCGGCCGCGATGACCTCGGAGAGGTCGACGAAGTACCGGAGGGTGAGCTTGTCGGCCACACGGGCGGGCCAACCCGAGATGTTATGAACGAATGACCGGATCTCCGTGAAGTTGGAGCCGGACACGTTGATGCCAGCCTCCACGTAGAACTCGTCCGTGTTGGGCACCTCCCGCTGGGGGAAGGTGGGATCGGGCGTACCGCCGTAGAGGAGGTACATCTTCGCCAGCGCGCCGGTGAAGCCGGCGTTGTAGTCCGTGGCGACCTCGTTCGAGACGTAGTTGGTCCGGTCGTCCACGTAGGCATCCGACGCATCCGGACCGCCGACCAGGGCGCCATACAGGATGTGCCGGCTCTCGGCGGGGCTGGAGAGGGAGTCGGCCCAGGCGCCATGCGCGGTGCGGTGGTGCGGGTTGCGGGGAGGATTCACCCCGAAGCCCACCACGTAGCTCGAGTTCCGGGGGTTCTCCCCGAGCATGTAGCGGATCTGCCGGGAGGCGAAGTCGCGGTAGCGCGTGGACCGGGAGGGATCGCTGTCGGCGATGTCGTCCGAGTACACGAACGCCAGGAACGAGGCGTTCGCCGTGTAGCGGAGACTGCCCCACTGATCCAACCAGGCCAGTCCGCCAGGGGTATAGCGGACCCGCTCGTTGTTGAAGCCCGTGGTCCAGAAATCCAGGTTCCTCTCCATGGAGGCCTTGTAGATGTCCTTCCCGGTCAGGCGGGCGAGCAGGAGCTGGGCACCGAAACGCTTGTCATCCCAGTTCTGCGTCCACTTGTAGGGCCAATAGGGCGTCTGTCCCTCGCTGCCCCAGTTGGCGGTGTAGCCCTCGGCCTTGGTCAGGTAGCTGCTCTCGTTGGTGGCCAGATAGAGCCAGGTGGCGGCCCAGCTCAGCTCGTCCCAGTAGCCGCTCCAGGAGTTGTAGTAGGACTTCGCGTCCGTGATGCAGTCCGAGTACTTGCCCCTGTAGGTGTCCGCGAAGGAGAAGAGCTGCCGGGCATGCGTCAGCAGGGTGGCCGAGTAGGCCGGATCGGACGCCCTGAACACGATGGCGGAGGCGGCCATGGCGGCGGCCGTCTCACCCGCGAGATCGGAGCCCGGACAGGAGGCATCGACCTTGAAGGCGGGCCGGGCCATCTGCATCACCTCGGCCGCTCCCCACCAGGCGTGATCGGGACCGCCGGCCCCCACCTGGCCATACAGCTCGTTCGGAGCGGTATGCGCCTTGATGAAGTAGTCATTGACCCAGCGGAGGTTGTCCAGGATGGCACCCATCTGCCCGCTCTGCTGGTACGCATCCCCATATTCATAGACGGACCAGGCCAGCAGGGTCGCACTGGAGGCCATGGGGAGGCCGAACTTGACGTGATCGCCGGCGTCGTACCAACCGCCCGTCAGATCCTTGCCCACGTCGGCACCGTCCTGCATGCCGGAGTTTCCGCGCCAGCTCACCCTGTTGTTGGCGGGCAACGGGCCGGACCGCTGGGCCTCGTAGAACCAGATGGATTTCTGCAGGGCCTCCGCGTAGTTGAACGTCTCCGCGTGCACGGCCAGCGGGCTCACGACAGAAGAGAAGCCCATCAGGAGTGCGGCGGGAGTCGCCAGTAAATGCTTTCGCATCTTGGGGTAGCTCCTTCTCATGGCTGTTGGGTGGAAAAGGAAACGGCGCGGTGGCGAGCCGCCCTACCCCGCCGCCGCGCATGAATGAGAAACGCCGCCCGAGGGTGCGAACCCCCCTCGGGCGGCGTTCAACTCACTTGACGATGATGGAGCAGTTCTGGCCTTCCACGCTCACACCGCTGGGCACCGGCTTCGCCCCGCTGTAGTTCGCCACGAAGCCGAACTCGATGCTGCTGCTGGAGGGGATCGTCGAGTTGCCCTGCGGCGTCACCACCACCGAGCGGCCCGACTTCGTGAAGACCCCGTTCCAGTAGTTGGCCAGCGTGAAGTCGTTGGTGGCCGTCCAGCTGACCTTCCAGTTCGAGATCGGCTGCGTGCCCAGGTTCTGCAGGATGCCGCGGCCGACGTGACCGGAGCCCCAGTCGTTGCTGGTATCCACGGTCAGCGAGCAGGTGGCGGGAGGCGGGATGTCATTGTCGATCTCCGTCGCGTGGACCGACACCGCCGTGTAACCGCTCGCGGACAGCCGGAACTGCCCGGTCCCGTTGGTCATGTCCGCATCCTCGCCCGCCGCGATGGTGACGGTCTGACCCACGCTCCAGTTGGACGGGGTGAAGGTCAGCGTGGACGGAGAGGACAGGAAGAGATCCGCATCACCGGAGGCCTTGGTGATGGAGACCGTGACGTTGCTCGCCGGGGCCGCGGACAGGCTCACCTGGAAGCTCGCGGAGCCACCCTCGGACACGCTGAGGTCGCTCGACGAGGCCACGATGGACGCCGACGTGGAGCCACCCTCCAGCAGCCGGGCGTAGTCCGCCATGGCCATGGCGATGTCCGCCTGGGCCCAGAAGCGGTGGTAGGTGAACTCGGGCACCGGGCCGCCCGCCAGGTAGGCCTGCACCTTCGGCCAGTCCGGATCCTGCTGGTACTTCGGACGCAGGCTGATGAACGTCGAGTTCGAGTTGATCGCCGCGCCCTGGGCGTTCGTCCCGGACCAGCCCGGCGGGACGTAGACGCCGTCGCCCGTCGTCGGGTTGTAGGCATCGTCGAAGCGCTTGTAGTCCTCACGCTTCTCGGGGACGGCCACGCCCTTCGGCGTCTGGTAGTTCGCCCACATCCGGTCGAGCAGTTCCTTGGCCAGGGTCTTGGCGGCCACGTTGCCGCTCTTGGCGGCGTAGAACACCAGCGTGCGCGCGTAGGCGGCGGCGACACCCACGTCGGTGGTGTAGTCCACCACCGTCACGTGCAGGTTGCTGTTGGTGCCCGGGTTGGTGGGATTCCAGGTGTCCGGCTCGCCCGACCACTGCAGGGTGCTCGGAATCTGGTACTTGCCATCCGCGGTGAGCTTCGTGTGCTGCGAGGCCCAGGCCACCCACTTGTCGAGCACCTTCTTGGCCTTGGCATCACCCGTGACGTAGTAGTACTCCGCCACGCGCTGCACGGACCAGGCCTGGAAGCCGAACCACTGGTTGCTCGGCGGATCGTGGTACACGGGCTGCCAGTCGTAATACATGCCGTAGAAGGTCGACGTGCTGGTCGGCTGCCCGTAGCGCCCGTTCCAGCTGTTGGTGGCACCACCCGCGATGCCGCCCTCGGCCGACTGCAGCCACGTGTAGAACTCGATCTGGCGCTGCAAGCTCGTCGCCCAGTCGGCCGCTCCGGTCGCGGACTGGGGCCGCAGGAACGACGTGTTGCTCAGGACGTAGGCCGCCATCGGGTTCTGGTACCCGAAGTGGTTGTGGCTCGAGCCGATGCGCCAGGCCCAGCCAGCGCTCGAGTCCACCGCACCACCCCACGAGTAGTACCAGGACAGCAGGTAGTGCATGCTGTTCTTGCCGCTGCCCGCGGGACACGCGGTCTCGCCGATGCACTGGCCGATGCGCTTGAAGTACTTGTCGAACATCGCGTAGCGCAGGTAGTCACCCATCTTGGCCGCCTTCTTGACGACCTCGGCCACCTCCGCCTCCTTGCCCTGCTCCCTCGCCCAGATGTGGGCCCAGTAGGCCGCCTGCACGGCGCGCGCATCCGCGTCCGGCGCGTTGGTGTAGCGCCACTGGCGGGAGTAGCTGGCGTCTCCCGTGAAGAGGCTCATGAAGCCCTGGCCCGACTTGCCCCAGGCGAAGTTGTCACAAGAGGGGTGCGGCACCGTCTCCCACACCGACTCCTGCGAGCCGCGCTGGAAGGTGTTGATGTACGACGGAGAGGTCGTCCCATCTCCGCAGCGGCCGTACCCGTACCAGTTGTCGACATCCAACAACCAGTGCATGCCGTAGATGTTGCTGTTGCCGTACGTCGACTGCAGCTCACCCGCGATCGGATCATTGCCGACCGCCACATCCGAGCGCAGGGGGGACGGATACTGGCTCGGCAGATCCCACTCCCCGGCATACGTGGCCGGCTTGTTCGCCTGGTAGAACTGGTTGGTGGGCTGATCCGCCTGGGACGGGATGATGTACTTCTCCATGTTGGCCCAGGCGGCGTTGAAGGGCGCCCAGTCGCCCGTCACATGGCCATACTCCGCCTCCAGCCACAGCCAGTAGCTGTAGGCCTCCGAGGTGGTCTCGTGCCCATGGTCCGGAGCCTCGACCATCAGCGTCTCCACGGAGTGATAGGGCACGCCCTTGGAGCTGAAGTACCCGTTCGCCGGATCCTTGATCTTGTTGTATTGCTCGAGGAATCGTTGCGTATAGGTAGATTCCCCAGCCAGGGCCTTGGCCAGCGTGGTGCGCGCGGGTTTGGCGTTGGCGGCAATGGCCTGTGCGGGCGCGGCAACCGCCACCATCAAGCAAAGGGCTTTCGTCACTGCGGATTTGACGGAACGTGAGGCGAAAGACATCACTTCCTCCTTGGGGGGTAGGACAGAACGACACACGACAAGCTGAACGGCGACAGCCCTTCACTCGCTACGGAACGCGCTCCCCTTGTATGAGAAAACTTCAGGACTTCCCGATGTCACGACAAGACAAATACCGGGAGCTGCCAGGCCCTTGAAACGATGTCGGGAAACTCGAGACCTGTTCTGGAGGCATTCACGGCGCGCCGGAATCACGGAAGCGAACACGGGCTGCTGGCGCGCCTCGTGTCTATCTGCTTGTTCTGATACCCCAACATTTCCAGGAACGCAAACGAAAACAGCTTTTCCTGGTTGATGTACATATATGGGAAAAGTGAAGGCCTCACAGCCGCGAGCCAAACTCAAACTCCCATGAGCTGAGACAGCTCATCGAATGAGCTGGCACAGCGCACCGGAAGAGACCGGCGGCGATCCTGACAGGAATTGTTTCGGGGACTTCGAGCCGCTTCGGCGAAGGAGGCGGAGGCGCCATCGACCTCGCACGCGGCCATCACCGGAGCGCCGGGCCTGTCCTGGCCCAGGCCGCTCCTGGTGGCGATACGTAGGACCGCTAGGCCAACCGCACGCCGCTGTCCGGAGAGAACAGCGAGACGCGCCGGCCGTCGATGCGGATGGGCAGCGGCGCATTGCGCTCCACCTTCTCTCCGCTGGACAGGCGGGCGGTGATCTCATTGCCGCCGAGCGCCATCCGCACGAACATGTCGGGGCCGGTCGGCTCCGACATCAGCGGCACGGCCTGGATGGTGCCGGCCCCGCCCTTCTCGGCCGTCAGGACGTGCTCGGGCCGGAGACCGAGCACGATGGGGCGGCCTTCCGTCAGCTCCGAAGGACCGTCCAGCCCGGGCAGGGGGATGACCGCGTCGCGGCAGGCGAGCGCCAGGCCGTCCCCGCTCCGCGTCAGGCGGCCGTCGAGGAAGTTCATGGTGGGCGCGCCGACGAAGGACGCGACGAAGCGGTTGGCGGGCCGCTCGTAGATGACCTCGGGCTTGTCGCATTGCTGCACCCGCCCCTGATCGAGCACGACGATGCGCGTCGCCATCGTCATCGCCTCGATCTGGTCATGCGTGACGTAGACCATGGTGCGGCCCACCCGCTCATGCAGCTTCTTGAGCTCGACGCGCATGTCGGCGCGCAGCTTGGCGTCGAGGTTGCTGAGCGGCTCATCGAACAGGAAGACCGATGGCTCGCGCACCAACGCGCGCCCGATGGCCACGCGCTGCTGCTGGCCGCCGGACAGGTTCGCCGGACGGCGATCCAGCAGGTGCTCGATGCGCAGCAGCCGCGCCGCGGCATCCACCTTGCGCTCGATCTCCGCATCGGGAACCTTGCGCATCTTGAGGCCGAACCCGATGTTCTTGCGCACCGTCATGTTCGGATAGAGCGCATAGGACTGGAACACCATCGCGATGTCGCGCTCGTCCGGCTCGAGCTGGGTCACGTCCCGGCCGCCCATCCAGATGCGGCCGCTCGTCACCGGCTCGAGGCCCGCGATCATGTTGAGCAGCGTGGACTTGCCGCAACCCGACGGTCCCAGCAACACCAGGAACTCACCGTCTTCGATCTGCAGATCGAGCTTGTCGATGATGACGAGCGAGCCATAGGTCTTGCGAACGGATTCGAGTTTGACGCCATGCATTGGTAGGTCCTCAGCCCTTGACGGCGCCGGCCGCGACACCGCGGACGAAGAGGCGGCCGGAGAAGAGATAGACGAGCACGGTCGGCAGCGCCGTCAGCATGGTCGCGGCCATGTTGAGGTTGTATTCCTGCTCGCCGAACTGCGAGCCGACCAGGTTGTTCAGCGCCACGGTCACCGGTTGGCTCTCCGGGCTGCTGAAGGTCAGGCCCAGCAGGAAGTCGTTCCAGATGTAGGTGAACTGCAGGATCATCGCGACGGCGAAGACCGGAAGCGACAGCGGCAGCATCACGTACCAGAAGATGGAGTAGAAGCCGGCCCCGTCGATCCGCGCGGCCTTGAGCAGATCCTTCGGCACCGACTGGAAGAAATTGCGGAACAACAGCGTGACGAAGGGCAGACCCCAGACCAGATGGACCAGCACCAGCCCGGGCACCGAGCCGAACAGGCCGAGCTCGCGCATCAGGATGATCATCGGGTAGAGCGTCACCTGCGGCGGAATGAAGAGGCCGATGAGCAACGCTCCGAACAGGAAATTGGCATAGGGGACGCGCCACAGGCTGAGCGCGTAGCCCGTCAGCGAGCCCAGCGCCACGGACAGGAAGAGCGACGGAATGACGATCAGGAAGGAATTGGCGAACTGTCCCGACAGGCCATCACAGGAAGCACCGATACAGGCGCTGCCCCAGGCCTTGCCCCAGGCGGCCAGCGTCGGGGCATGGGGTAGCGCGAACAGGCTCCCGTCGCGGATCTCGTCCATCGGCTTGAGCGAGGTCGAGACCATGAAGAAGAGCGGCGCCAGCATCGCCAGCGCGGCGGAGGTCAGCAGCAGGTAGAGGATGAATCGCTGGTAGCGCATCACGCCTCCTTCCGCGGTGCCCGCAGCTCGGCATAGAGGTAGGGGGCGATCACCGCCGCGATGGTGCAGAGCATCATGAAGGCACCGGCGGCGCCCAATCCCAGCTCCTGGCGGTTGAGGATGTGATCGACGACGAAGCGCGCCGGCAGGTCGGAGGAGAAGCCGGGACCGCCGCCGGTCAGTGCCACGA from Archangium lipolyticum includes the following:
- a CDS encoding carbohydrate ABC transporter permease, whose product is MRYQRFILYLLLTSAALAMLAPLFFMVSTSLKPMDEIRDGSLFALPHAPTLAAWGKAWGSACIGASCDGLSGQFANSFLIVIPSLFLSVALGSLTGYALSLWRVPYANFLFGALLIGLFIPPQVTLYPMIILMRELGLFGSVPGLVLVHLVWGLPFVTLLFRNFFQSVPKDLLKAARIDGAGFYSIFWYVMLPLSLPVFAVAMILQFTYIWNDFLLGLTFSSPESQPVTVALNNLVGSQFGEQEYNLNMAATMLTALPTVLVYLFSGRLFVRGVAAGAVKG
- a CDS encoding ABC transporter ATP-binding protein encodes the protein MHGVKLESVRKTYGSLVIIDKLDLQIEDGEFLVLLGPSGCGKSTLLNMIAGLEPVTSGRIWMGGRDVTQLEPDERDIAMVFQSYALYPNMTVRKNIGFGLKMRKVPDAEIERKVDAAARLLRIEHLLDRRPANLSGGQQQRVAIGRALVREPSVFLFDEPLSNLDAKLRADMRVELKKLHERVGRTMVYVTHDQIEAMTMATRIVVLDQGRVQQCDKPEVIYERPANRFVASFVGAPTMNFLDGRLTRSGDGLALACRDAVIPLPGLDGPSELTEGRPIVLGLRPEHVLTAEKGGAGTIQAVPLMSEPTGPDMFVRMALGGNEITARLSSGEKVERNAPLPIRIDGRRVSLFSPDSGVRLA
- a CDS encoding glycoside hydrolase family 48 protein, which codes for MVAVAAPAQAIAANAKPARTTLAKALAGESTYTQRFLEQYNKIKDPANGYFSSKGVPYHSVETLMVEAPDHGHETTSEAYSYWLWLEAEYGHVTGDWAPFNAAWANMEKYIIPSQADQPTNQFYQANKPATYAGEWDLPSQYPSPLRSDVAVGNDPIAGELQSTYGNSNIYGMHWLLDVDNWYGYGRCGDGTTSPSYINTFQRGSQESVWETVPHPSCDNFAWGKSGQGFMSLFTGDASYSRQWRYTNAPDADARAVQAAYWAHIWAREQGKEAEVAEVVKKAAKMGDYLRYAMFDKYFKRIGQCIGETACPAGSGKNSMHYLLSWYYSWGGAVDSSAGWAWRIGSSHNHFGYQNPMAAYVLSNTSFLRPQSATGAADWATSLQRQIEFYTWLQSAEGGIAGGATNSWNGRYGQPTSTSTFYGMYYDWQPVYHDPPSNQWFGFQAWSVQRVAEYYYVTGDAKAKKVLDKWVAWASQHTKLTADGKYQIPSTLQWSGEPDTWNPTNPGTNSNLHVTVVDYTTDVGVAAAYARTLVFYAAKSGNVAAKTLAKELLDRMWANYQTPKGVAVPEKREDYKRFDDAYNPTTGDGVYVPPGWSGTNAQGAAINSNSTFISLRPKYQQDPDWPKVQAYLAGGPVPEFTYHRFWAQADIAMAMADYARLLEGGSTSASIVASSSDLSVSEGGSASFQVSLSAAPASNVTVSITKASGDADLFLSSPSTLTFTPSNWSVGQTVTIAAGEDADMTNGTGQFRLSASGYTAVSVHATEIDNDIPPPATCSLTVDTSNDWGSGHVGRGILQNLGTQPISNWKVSWTATNDFTLANYWNGVFTKSGRSVVVTPQGNSTIPSSSSIEFGFVANYSGAKPVPSGVSVEGQNCSIIVK
- a CDS encoding lytic polysaccharide monooxygenase, giving the protein MRKQNDPAFRAAVLGVTTLGAMLAPLDAAFAHGGMTYPATRTYACYVDGKAGGQGGDLHPTNPACVAAVAEGGKNPLWNWFGNLISNAAGRHREIIPDGKLCGPTALFDAYNMAHDEWPTTSLQAGSSITIRYNAWAPHPGTWYQYVTKDGWDPSQPLKWSDLEPVPFDTVTNPPINGTGPEGPEYTWTAQLPANKSGRHIIYSIWQRSDSPEAFYNCSDVVFDGGSQQPDAEAPTTPGTPAVSGVTGTTAQLAWSASRDNVGVTGYEVYRQTSSGAELVASLAGNTTRLTGLTPSTTYTYYVVARDAAGNRSNASAAVTFTTSETPPAGDCKVEYSEPNKWHGGFTGNVTITNTGTSTISGWKLLWDYTGGQTVTNGWSAKVSQQGTTVTAENEAWTGTIPPNGSVTFGFNANAPAAHHLPVPSAFTLNGTLCTTP
- a CDS encoding glycoside hydrolase family 9 protein; its protein translation is MRKHLLATPAALLMGFSSVVSPLAVHAETFNYAEALQKSIWFYEAQRSGPLPANNRVSWRGNSGMQDGADVGKDLTGGWYDAGDHVKFGLPMASSATLLAWSVYEYGDAYQQSGQMGAILDNLRWVNDYFIKAHTAPNELYGQVGAGGPDHAWWGAAEVMQMARPAFKVDASCPGSDLAGETAAAMAASAIVFRASDPAYSATLLTHARQLFSFADTYRGKYSDCITDAKSYYNSWSGYWDELSWAATWLYLATNESSYLTKAEGYTANWGSEGQTPYWPYKWTQNWDDKRFGAQLLLARLTGKDIYKASMERNLDFWTTGFNNERVRYTPGGLAWLDQWGSLRYTANASFLAFVYSDDIADSDPSRSTRYRDFASRQIRYMLGENPRNSSYVVGFGVNPPRNPHHRTAHGAWADSLSSPAESRHILYGALVGGPDASDAYVDDRTNYVSNEVATDYNAGFTGALAKMYLLYGGTPDPTFPQREVPNTDEFYVEAGINVSGSNFTEIRSFVHNISGWPARVADKLTLRYFVDLSEVIAAGASPSQLAVTMNYSQGAKVLPLKQWSGNIYYVTVDFTGTPVYPGGQSAYRKEAQFRIATPAGIPWNPANDPSYKNITSTVARTPYIPVYDNGVRVFGSEPGPVSNDTIPPAQPVGLLASAANPTRIDLRWSANTEADLAGYNVYRSTTSGFTPSASNRIATGVTGNTYADSGLSASTTYYYKLAAVDTSGNESSASTQASATTSAPDSTPPAAPAGLKATSASSSQINLTWTASTEADLKGYNVYRSTTSGFTPSASNRIASGVTTASYASTGLTASTTYYFKLTAVDTSGNESLASAESSATTQQAPASSLSILYRDADANSPANNQIRPHLKIANGGTASVPASELKVRYYFTPDSGESIQVACDYANLGCANITSTVVALSAPKAGATHYVEIGFTAGAGSIAAGRDTGEIQIRFNKSNWSNFDETNDYSFDPTKTSFTPWSKVTAFRSGILVWGDEP